One Acanthochromis polyacanthus isolate Apoly-LR-REF ecotype Palm Island chromosome 6, KAUST_Apoly_ChrSc, whole genome shotgun sequence DNA segment encodes these proteins:
- the LOC110946089 gene encoding PDZ domain-containing protein 4-like isoform X2: protein MGCNMCVVQKPEDQYRVMFQVNGKELSRLSGDPTLDIRDPVLSNILRRGARRRAGLAGAPGGQVPVTMGMADCVDSCTQTDISFQHMLTLGKSSQHPCGAPPPPDPPPSPPLPPLLEPYLLNELFIEPVYYDPTDYFDIAQHEVDRQDELEYEEVELYKSRQQDKLGLTVCYRTDEEEDLGIYVGEVNPNSIAAMDGRIRKGDRILQINGVDIQNREEAVAILTREDSTNVSLLLARPEIENDNQLDPDDLDLEPLDNAVHLGSSHRLRNSPSVLGAGPGGVAGGGVLRSHSHSVSRDSPDLLQTVLSNSQELDSGVGRTDESTRYEESSEHDLLGDDHTSASNTNATNTPGSMRKFLSSRGDTPPLLHSQDLQFSTDSLLGLDCVHGGGLEQMERLERAYMADPVRMMMPGLTEEECERYKELLEIKCYYEKNSNGLMLQGQAQEEGCVSLDVNRNESLTQHELALLEEELRHLEFKCRNILRAQKMQQLRERCMKAWPLEEKNGASAGAGVGAGRLDINGTLASEESCHHALSDINELPERERSDKDSTSAYNTGGESCRSTPLVNEQHPSPSTQSLDGGEALLPAGMPLSTRQRDRGTRSERGDGTNANLNQPYSPHSHRRGAEAKTSSPGAKVRSLSRDVGTRRGSDGGMRRNPKANGTAERAGGRSAENSPYLSRRQPEAKPPQRYLSCMQLRSPSTSERLGGLRNAPMEGTMDTGGDASPMSLGSTCKDVPQPPGAVSIPLSPSLLPASPRMEWKVKIRSDGSRYVAKRPVRDRLLKARAMKIREERSGMTTDDDAVSEMKMGRYWSKEERKQQLLKAREQRRRREFMMQSRLDCMKEREREQGGGAGGQQGTTQQQQEPTSILELCHRRSMKKRSRRILDNWITIQELLAHGTRSADGKKVYNPLLSVTTV from the exons GTGAACGGTAAAGAGCTGTCCCGCCTTTCTGGGGATCCCACCCTGGACATACGGGACCCCGTGCTGTCCAACATACTGAGGCGGGGGGCTCGCAGACGGGCTGGCCTGGCTGGAGCTCCTGGAGGGCAAGTGCCAGTGACCATGGGCATGGCCGACTGCGTGGACAGCTGCACCCAAACGGACATCAGCTTCCAGCATATGTTGACTCTGGGCAAGAGTAGCCAGCATCCCTGCGGAGCTCCACCCCCACCCGACCCGCCGCCTTCCCCTCCACTGCCGCCACTGCTGGAGCCATATCTACTCAATGAACT CTTCATAGAGCCCGTCTACTACGACCCCACTGACTACTTCGACATCGCCCAGCATGAAGTGGACAGGCAGGATGAGCTGGAATATGAG GAGGTGGAGTTGTATAAGTCTCGTCAACAGGATAAACTGGGTCTGACGGTGTGTTACAGAactgatgaggaggaggacctCGGCATCTATGTGGGAGAG gTGAATCCAAACAGCATTGCAGCAATGGATGGACGCATCCGCAAGGGAGATAGAATACTGCAG ATAAATGGAGTGGACATCCAGAACAGAGAGGAGGCGGTAGCTATTCTCACCAGAGAGGACAGCACTAATGTCTCCCTGCTTCTCGCACGACCCGAGATAGAG AATGACAACCAGCTGGATCCGGATGATCTGGACCTGGAGCCGCTGGACAATGCCGTCCACCTGGGAAGCAGCCACAGACTGAGGAACAGCCCCTCCGTTCTGGGTGCTGGACCAGGCGGTGTTGCAGGTGGAGGTGTGCTACGTAGCCACAGCCACTCAGTAAGCAGGGATTCACCAGATTTGCTGCAGACGGTGCTGAGCAACAGTCAGGAGCTGGACAGCGGAGTCGGCCGGACGGATGAAAGCACCAGATACGAGGAGTCTTCAGAGCACGACCTCCTGGGAGACGACCACACCAGTGCCTCCAATACCAATGCCACCAACACGCCTGGCAGCATGCGCAAGTTTCTGTCCAGCAGAGGCGACACTCCACCCCTGCTGCACTCCCAGGACCTGCAGTTCAGCACCGACTCCCTCCTTGGGTTGGACTGTGTTCATGGAGGAGGTCTGGAGCAGATGGAGCGACTGGAGAGGGCCTACATGGCAGATCCTGTGAGGATGATGATGCCCGGGTTGACCGAGGAGGAGTGTGAGAGGTACAAGGAGCTCCTGGAAATCAAGTGTTACTATGAGAAGAACAGCAATGGTCTGATGTTACAAGGACAGGCACAAGAGGAAGGATGCGTCTCACTGGATGTGAACAGGAACGAGAGCCTGACGCAGCACGAGCTGGCCCTCTTAGAGGAGGAGCTGCGACACTTGGAGTTTAAGTGTCGTAACATCCTGAGAGCACAGAAGATGCAGCAGCTGAGGGAGCGTTGCATGAAGGCTTGGCCTCTTGAAGAGAAGAACGGGGCGAGTGCAGGGGCTGGAGTCGGAGCTGGACGCCTGGACATTAATGGTACTCTGGCGAGCGAGGAGTCCTGTCATCACGCTCTGTCAGACATCAATGAGCTTCCAGAGAGGGAGCGCTCAGACAAGGACAGCACGAGTGCCTACAACACTGGAGGGGAGAGCTGCAGGAGCACCCCTCTGGTCAATGAGCAGCACCCTTCACCCTCCACTCAGAGTCTGGATGGAGGAGAAGCTCTTCTCCCAGCAGGGATGCCACTTTCGActagacagagagacagaggaaccCGGAGTGAAAGAGGGGACGGGACAAATGCAAACTTGAACCAACCTTACTCCCCCCACagccacaggagaggagctgaggcAAAGACCTCCAGCCCTGGGGCAAAGGTTAGGTCGCTGTCCCGGGATGTAGGTACCAGGAGGGGCTCAGATGGAGGGATGAGGCGTAACCCCAAAGCCAACGGGACAGCTGAGAGGGCTGGTGGACGCAGTGCAGAAAACAGCCCCTATCTGTCCCGCCGTCAGCCTGAAGCAAAGCCGCCTCAGCGCTACCTGAGCTGCATGCAGCTGAGGTCCCCCTCCACCTCTGAGCGGCTGGGTGGACTCAGAAATGCCCCCATGGAGGGCACTATGGACACTGGGGGCGACGCCAGCCCCATGAGCCTGGGCAGCACATGTAAAGACGTCCCCCAGCCCCCAGGAGCTGTGTCCATACCCCTGTCTCCTTCACTGCTGCCTGCCTCCCCTCGCATGGAGTGGAAGGTGAAGATCCGCAGTGATGGCTCGCGCTATGTGGCCAAGCGGCCCGTGAGGGATCGACTCCTGAAGGCACGAGCCATGAAGATCAGAGAGGAGCGCAGCGGCATGACAACGGATGACGATGCTGTGAGCGAAATGAAGATGGGCCGTTATTGGAGCAAAGAGGAGCGCAAGCAGCAGCTGCTGAAGGCCCGAGAGCAACGCCGGCGAAGAGAGTTCATGATGCAGAGCCGTCTGGACTGCATGAAAGAACGCGAGAGGGAGCAGGGCGGCGGTGCAGGAGGGCAGCAGGGaaccacacagcagcagcaggaaccaACATCCATCCTGGAGCTGTGTCACCGCAGGAGCATGAAGAAGCGCAGTCGCAGGATCCTGGACAACTGGATCACCATACAGGAGCTGCTGGCTCACGGAACCAGGTCTGCTGACGGGAAGAAAGTCTACAACCCGCTGCTGTCTGTCACCACAGTCTGA
- the LOC110946089 gene encoding PDZ domain-containing protein 4-like isoform X1 → MGCNMCVVQKPEDQYRVMFQKGHISNMLCSFDADGRLKVNGKELSRLSGDPTLDIRDPVLSNILRRGARRRAGLAGAPGGQVPVTMGMADCVDSCTQTDISFQHMLTLGKSSQHPCGAPPPPDPPPSPPLPPLLEPYLLNELFIEPVYYDPTDYFDIAQHEVDRQDELEYEEVELYKSRQQDKLGLTVCYRTDEEEDLGIYVGEVNPNSIAAMDGRIRKGDRILQINGVDIQNREEAVAILTREDSTNVSLLLARPEIENDNQLDPDDLDLEPLDNAVHLGSSHRLRNSPSVLGAGPGGVAGGGVLRSHSHSVSRDSPDLLQTVLSNSQELDSGVGRTDESTRYEESSEHDLLGDDHTSASNTNATNTPGSMRKFLSSRGDTPPLLHSQDLQFSTDSLLGLDCVHGGGLEQMERLERAYMADPVRMMMPGLTEEECERYKELLEIKCYYEKNSNGLMLQGQAQEEGCVSLDVNRNESLTQHELALLEEELRHLEFKCRNILRAQKMQQLRERCMKAWPLEEKNGASAGAGVGAGRLDINGTLASEESCHHALSDINELPERERSDKDSTSAYNTGGESCRSTPLVNEQHPSPSTQSLDGGEALLPAGMPLSTRQRDRGTRSERGDGTNANLNQPYSPHSHRRGAEAKTSSPGAKVRSLSRDVGTRRGSDGGMRRNPKANGTAERAGGRSAENSPYLSRRQPEAKPPQRYLSCMQLRSPSTSERLGGLRNAPMEGTMDTGGDASPMSLGSTCKDVPQPPGAVSIPLSPSLLPASPRMEWKVKIRSDGSRYVAKRPVRDRLLKARAMKIREERSGMTTDDDAVSEMKMGRYWSKEERKQQLLKAREQRRRREFMMQSRLDCMKEREREQGGGAGGQQGTTQQQQEPTSILELCHRRSMKKRSRRILDNWITIQELLAHGTRSADGKKVYNPLLSVTTV, encoded by the exons AAGGGTCACATAAGCAACATGCTGTGCTCTTTTGACGCTGACGGTCGATTAAAG GTGAACGGTAAAGAGCTGTCCCGCCTTTCTGGGGATCCCACCCTGGACATACGGGACCCCGTGCTGTCCAACATACTGAGGCGGGGGGCTCGCAGACGGGCTGGCCTGGCTGGAGCTCCTGGAGGGCAAGTGCCAGTGACCATGGGCATGGCCGACTGCGTGGACAGCTGCACCCAAACGGACATCAGCTTCCAGCATATGTTGACTCTGGGCAAGAGTAGCCAGCATCCCTGCGGAGCTCCACCCCCACCCGACCCGCCGCCTTCCCCTCCACTGCCGCCACTGCTGGAGCCATATCTACTCAATGAACT CTTCATAGAGCCCGTCTACTACGACCCCACTGACTACTTCGACATCGCCCAGCATGAAGTGGACAGGCAGGATGAGCTGGAATATGAG GAGGTGGAGTTGTATAAGTCTCGTCAACAGGATAAACTGGGTCTGACGGTGTGTTACAGAactgatgaggaggaggacctCGGCATCTATGTGGGAGAG gTGAATCCAAACAGCATTGCAGCAATGGATGGACGCATCCGCAAGGGAGATAGAATACTGCAG ATAAATGGAGTGGACATCCAGAACAGAGAGGAGGCGGTAGCTATTCTCACCAGAGAGGACAGCACTAATGTCTCCCTGCTTCTCGCACGACCCGAGATAGAG AATGACAACCAGCTGGATCCGGATGATCTGGACCTGGAGCCGCTGGACAATGCCGTCCACCTGGGAAGCAGCCACAGACTGAGGAACAGCCCCTCCGTTCTGGGTGCTGGACCAGGCGGTGTTGCAGGTGGAGGTGTGCTACGTAGCCACAGCCACTCAGTAAGCAGGGATTCACCAGATTTGCTGCAGACGGTGCTGAGCAACAGTCAGGAGCTGGACAGCGGAGTCGGCCGGACGGATGAAAGCACCAGATACGAGGAGTCTTCAGAGCACGACCTCCTGGGAGACGACCACACCAGTGCCTCCAATACCAATGCCACCAACACGCCTGGCAGCATGCGCAAGTTTCTGTCCAGCAGAGGCGACACTCCACCCCTGCTGCACTCCCAGGACCTGCAGTTCAGCACCGACTCCCTCCTTGGGTTGGACTGTGTTCATGGAGGAGGTCTGGAGCAGATGGAGCGACTGGAGAGGGCCTACATGGCAGATCCTGTGAGGATGATGATGCCCGGGTTGACCGAGGAGGAGTGTGAGAGGTACAAGGAGCTCCTGGAAATCAAGTGTTACTATGAGAAGAACAGCAATGGTCTGATGTTACAAGGACAGGCACAAGAGGAAGGATGCGTCTCACTGGATGTGAACAGGAACGAGAGCCTGACGCAGCACGAGCTGGCCCTCTTAGAGGAGGAGCTGCGACACTTGGAGTTTAAGTGTCGTAACATCCTGAGAGCACAGAAGATGCAGCAGCTGAGGGAGCGTTGCATGAAGGCTTGGCCTCTTGAAGAGAAGAACGGGGCGAGTGCAGGGGCTGGAGTCGGAGCTGGACGCCTGGACATTAATGGTACTCTGGCGAGCGAGGAGTCCTGTCATCACGCTCTGTCAGACATCAATGAGCTTCCAGAGAGGGAGCGCTCAGACAAGGACAGCACGAGTGCCTACAACACTGGAGGGGAGAGCTGCAGGAGCACCCCTCTGGTCAATGAGCAGCACCCTTCACCCTCCACTCAGAGTCTGGATGGAGGAGAAGCTCTTCTCCCAGCAGGGATGCCACTTTCGActagacagagagacagaggaaccCGGAGTGAAAGAGGGGACGGGACAAATGCAAACTTGAACCAACCTTACTCCCCCCACagccacaggagaggagctgaggcAAAGACCTCCAGCCCTGGGGCAAAGGTTAGGTCGCTGTCCCGGGATGTAGGTACCAGGAGGGGCTCAGATGGAGGGATGAGGCGTAACCCCAAAGCCAACGGGACAGCTGAGAGGGCTGGTGGACGCAGTGCAGAAAACAGCCCCTATCTGTCCCGCCGTCAGCCTGAAGCAAAGCCGCCTCAGCGCTACCTGAGCTGCATGCAGCTGAGGTCCCCCTCCACCTCTGAGCGGCTGGGTGGACTCAGAAATGCCCCCATGGAGGGCACTATGGACACTGGGGGCGACGCCAGCCCCATGAGCCTGGGCAGCACATGTAAAGACGTCCCCCAGCCCCCAGGAGCTGTGTCCATACCCCTGTCTCCTTCACTGCTGCCTGCCTCCCCTCGCATGGAGTGGAAGGTGAAGATCCGCAGTGATGGCTCGCGCTATGTGGCCAAGCGGCCCGTGAGGGATCGACTCCTGAAGGCACGAGCCATGAAGATCAGAGAGGAGCGCAGCGGCATGACAACGGATGACGATGCTGTGAGCGAAATGAAGATGGGCCGTTATTGGAGCAAAGAGGAGCGCAAGCAGCAGCTGCTGAAGGCCCGAGAGCAACGCCGGCGAAGAGAGTTCATGATGCAGAGCCGTCTGGACTGCATGAAAGAACGCGAGAGGGAGCAGGGCGGCGGTGCAGGAGGGCAGCAGGGaaccacacagcagcagcaggaaccaACATCCATCCTGGAGCTGTGTCACCGCAGGAGCATGAAGAAGCGCAGTCGCAGGATCCTGGACAACTGGATCACCATACAGGAGCTGCTGGCTCACGGAACCAGGTCTGCTGACGGGAAGAAAGTCTACAACCCGCTGCTGTCTGTCACCACAGTCTGA